From Mytilus galloprovincialis chromosome 9, xbMytGall1.hap1.1, whole genome shotgun sequence, the proteins below share one genomic window:
- the LOC143045047 gene encoding disks large homolog 5-like isoform X2 — MPKSTLVLKDSRSLSLASSEEDILNQSSTTDTRSLDGPKTYTRIIPSHEYELPETYPSLTKDSKSSKSSKHKHRMEINSRSGMNEDRTIDRQREYDRLKTECENAMAEVQSLKRQQEETVKRYNHALKDTDSYQQKYKSVLLQLQHARDEIDNWKSQCEDLRSFQNVSGNDSSGSDIFENQAERYANILGKFKESESKVRLLVEDNMKIRKQFESVSLDKESAFAERNGLKQQCTAAIRDLAKVTQQRDDLIKENHKVNSEFLSKVSKLHKECEEAKQDQYLVLSERDNVLKEINQLQDEVNESRQKIETMEKEKKFSIEEIDKLKLEMSQIKKEREQLFKDRNDIYDKYGDLISKKDQIEMQRNEYRKDFNLAKQERDMAIKESQEAIMEKERILRETYERERSRKEEAEDRDHDSKETEKLKKMIEKLQNDLHDALGEVEKYKKSRDWALSCREKSLQECDSIRTLGENLRRQRDRADNEKAQALRDYDNLKKQKDEAVRELKEIREKYEAMVEKEARKSQLNGVGHNHSRDSAIDADLQEWETETQEIEIGGLNPENLGFDLCGGKEDPQCASDNSILVSYVKASSPADGKLRVNDVIVQINNVDVTNFDKRSALQVLRNSSSSVASFLVRRRRCITPRTWQPLQLSVMLGKDLGFHLEQGLYISRITPGSIVAKEGILTTGDRIVCVNGRSVENLTPKELIKVLEDCKDPVSLDIWRQTTFNSAASSPTPIIQTTISPKTEQMTYSKPETISTKRNAWEPNSSPDNKNLKSSESQTDTIKQNDSKFLNGNNRHKENDHKHDKQGLLKKFFGGNTRMGKNHDKPHNLEESSQLLPMTTSHISSQQTTDDDFWKDLGLHPGMMDKKNDHFQKSSRKREYEVDNGTWPKCNRIIPPQVNGTVMVPSPRKKQERPSILTSNLDGSQKVPPDPPERTISSYEAVRHSPQSSDSTVKYHHSPQSSDSTVRRYPSYSPVSSPKPRIKSSQFPQNSVMTTSMPPYSSYSHDNSFLPPRKTVSPNRNSYISQKAYPSKSRHHEVPSTYSRDIIREPGVNNKPVRRRPVERDNKERRHHYSGHSGPHSRSSHPFNTSTDSQSSRMSTSSPRWSSETSTFDSLHSPPYLSERVPSTSSFPSSRGSHYGSAGMSPVGSKPFPMPHTDQEFRRPSPSFPQWCSSPSPSQISSTPSDHMLYSGHQGTRKSGDYETSTFPRKVQQQQQSSWMWVPPSNQSIASTGSVEVVSARSSPGSPMLESENIIDPEHARGRLHPGQTRTIYIERTSQPVGFQIETGPKGGTFVSSVNENSLAAKAGLVIGDQFLEICGINMRTASQEMASQILKQVGNSLSLLVQHNPDEYYSKTGDSSGEDSANNSPKNSPGLGTFKRNHNGTGSSGRNKTPRASIVDASDTACEAARVLSFKKSSPNLSLGISTIGGNAVGIFVHEVQPQSFAFGHDGLHCCDQILEYNGVDFRKLTAEEASLELTKPCPSVRMLVQYNPARYKKVYNQPGDHFYVRVHFDHTADNHGELSFKKNDILLVESTIHDGKLGHWFAWLVDDEGRKTQKCGTIPSKERLEDDFNLKRSQSENEFEDLKGSRRGSGNVRRSFLQRRKHKRNNSKDSREFNSFSDASLNSDSVPQLDDISVCTYTKIERMECKKIRPVILLAPLSDPLIKKLVSESPDIYLACQPALMQASVQVMEQGLADGTYIDYWQEDDHFVCIRVTSIHEISDKGMHSLLNGSPSSIERLHRQHIYPIVIFARHKSVKQLRELRDPQFLPERLNAKAAKDIFEKFQKFEKDYNHQFSAVIQGGNIAEMHQQIKTVISSEQKKGIWVPSVL, encoded by the exons aTACTCGCTCACTAGATGGCCCAAAGACCTACACACGTATTATCCCCTCGCACGAATATGAATTACCAGAAACTTATCCATCTCTCACCAAAGATTCAAAAAGCAGTAAAAGTAGTAAAcataaacacagaatggaaatAAACAGTCGTTCAGGCATGAATGAGGACAGGACAATTGATCGGCAAAGAGAATATGACCGTCTCAAAACCGAATGTGAAAATGCCATGGCCGAAGTTCAGTCCTTGAAACGGCAACAGGAAGAAACTGTCAAACGATACAATCATGCTTTAAAAGACACGGACAGTTATCAGCAAAAATACAAATCTGTACTGTTACAGTTGCAACATGCTAGGGACGAAATTGACAATTGGAAATCACAATGTGAAGATTTACGTAGTTTTCAAAATGTGTCCGGAAACGATTCGTCTGGAAGTGACATATTTGAAAATCAGGCAGAAAGGTATGCAAATATTTTAGGAAAATTCAAAGAGTCGGAAAGTAAGGTAAGACTCTTAGTGGAGGATAATATGAAAATTAGAAAACAATTCGAATCTGTTTCTCTCGATAAGGAATCGGCTTTTGCTGAGAGAAATGGTTTGAAACAGCAGTGTACAGCGGCCATTCGAGATCTGGCAAAAGTGACACAACAAAGAGATGACTTGATAAAAGAGAATCATAAGGTAAACTCTGAATTTCTGTCGAAAGTGTCGAAACTTCATAAAGAGTGTGAGGAGGCTAAGCAGGACCAATATCTTGTTTTATCTGAAAGAGACAATGTTCTGAAGGAAATTAACCAATTACAAGACGAGGTTAACGAATCGAGACAAAAAATCGAAACAATGGAAAAAGAGAAGAAATTCTCCATTGAAGAAATTGATAAATTAAAGTTAGAAATGTCACAAATTAAAAAGGAACGTGAACAATTATTCAAAGATCGTAACGACATATATGATAAATATGGCGACTTAATATCTAAGAAAGATCAGATTGAAATGCAGAGGAATGAATATAGGAAAGATTTCAATCTAGCTAAACAAGAAAGAGACATGGCAATCAAGGAAAGTCAGGAAGCAATCATGGAAAAGGAAAGAATACTGAGAGAAACTTATGAACGAGAGAGAAGTAGGAAAGAAGAAGCAGAAGACCGTGATCATGATTCCAAAGAAACtgaaaaattgaagaaaatgatTGAAAAGTTACAAAATGATTTACACG atgcATTGGGTGAGGTTGAAAAGTACAAAAAAAGCAGAGACTGGGCACTTAGTTGTCGAGAGAAGAGCTTGCAGGAATGTGACAGTATCAGAACTCTTGGAGAGAACTTACGACGTCAGAGGGACCGAGCAGACAATGAGAAGGCTCAGGCTTTGAGGGATTACGATAACCTTAAGAAACAGAAGGATGAAGCTGTAAGGGAGCTGAAGGAAATAAG GGAGAAATATGAAGCCATGGTAGAAAAAGAAGCAAGGAAAAGTCAGCTAAATGGAGTAGGACACAATCATAGCCGAGACTCAGCCATTGATGCTGACCTACAAGAATGGGAGACAGAAACACAGGAAATAGAAATT GGAGGATTAAATCCAGAAAATTTAGGATTTGATTTGTGTGGAGGAAAAGAGGACCCACAGTGTGCTAGTGACAATTCTATCTTAGTCAGTTATGTCAAAGCATCTAGTCCTGCTGATGGAAAGTTAAG agtaaaTGATGTTATTGTACAGATAAACAACGTTGATGTCACAAATTTTGACAAGAGATCAGCTTTACAAGTTCTCAGGAATTCTTCTTCTAGTGTAGCTTCATTT TTGGTAAGAAGAAGAAGATGCATAACTCCGAGAACCTGGCAACCATTGCAACTGAGTGTCATGCTTGGCAAAG ACCTTGGATTTCATTTAGAACAAGGGTTATACATTAGTAGGATTACTCCAGGATCTATTGTTGCCAAGGAGGGGATTCTCACCACTGGAGACAGAATTGTTTGT gtGAATGGCCGTTCAGTTGAAAATTTAACTCCAAAGGAATTAATAAAAGTTTTAGAAGATTGTAAGGATCCAGTGTCATTAGATATTTGGAGGCAGACGACATTTAATTCTGCCGCTTCTTCACCTACACCAATAATACAAACCACAATCTCACCGAAAACCGAACAAATGACCTATTCAAAACCAGAAACCATATCCACGAAAAGAAACGCCTGGGAACCAAATAGTTCTCCAgataataaaaacttaaaaagtaGTGAATCACAAACTGACACTATTAAACAAAACGATTCCAAGTTTTTAAATGGGAATAATCGACACAAAGAGAAtgatcataaacatgataaacaaggGTTGTTAAAAAAGTTTTTTGGTGGTAATACACGAATGGGGAAAAATCACGATAAACCGCACAATTTGGAAGAATCAAGTCAATTGTTGCCAATGACAACTTCACATATATCTTCACAGCAGACGACAGATGATGATTTTTGGAAAGACCTAGGGTTACACCCAGGAATGATGGACAAAAAGAATGACCACTTTCAAAAGTCCAGCCGGAAACGTGAATATGAAGTGGATAATGGCACTTGGCCAAAGTGTAATAGGATTATTCCTCCTCAAGTGAATGGAACTGTGATGGTTCCATCTCCTCGCAAAAAGCAGGAAAGACCAAGTATTCTGACCTCTAATTTGGATGGATCTCAAAAAGTGCCGCCAGATCCTCCGGAGAGGACCATTTCTTCGTATGAAGCTGTTCGTCATAGTCCTCAAAGTTCTGATTCTACTGTGAAATACCACCATAGTCCACAGAGTAGTGATTCCACAGTACGTCGCTACCCTTCTTATTCTCCTGTTAGTTCACCAAAACCAAGGATTAAGTCATCACAGTTTCCACAAAATTCTGTTATGACTACCAGCATGCCGCCATACTCTTCCTATAGTCATGACAATTCATTTCTGCCACCGCGAAAGACAGTGTCTCCAAACAGGAATTCATATATTTCACAGAAGGCATATCCTTCTAAGAGTAGACATCATGAAGTGCCATCCACTTATTCAAGGGACATAATCCGAGAACCTGGAGTAAATAATAAACCTGTAAGACGGCGCCCTGTTGAACGAGACAACAAGGAGCGCCGTCATCATTATTCAGGACATTCAGGACCACATTCTAGATCTAGTCATCCATTTAACACATCAACCGATTCACAAAGTAGTCGAATGTCCACTTCAAGTCCACGGTGGTCAAGTGAAACATCAACATTTGATTCATTACATTCACCGCCATATCTATCAGAAAGAGTACCGTCAACGAGTTCATTCCCGTCAAGTAGAGGCAGCCATTATGG AAGTGCAGGGATGTCTCCAGTCGGTTCTAAACCATTTCCAATGCCACACACAGACCAAGAATTCAGGCGGCCATCGCCCTCCTTCCCTCAGTGGTGTAGTTCTCCTAGTCCGTCACAGATAAGTTCTACCCCTAGCGACCATATGTTATATTCAGGTCACCAAGGAACCAGGAAGTCAGGGGATTATGAAACCAGTACATTTCCCAGAAAAGTACAACAGCAACAACAGTCCAGCTGGATGTGGGTTCCTCCATCCAATCAGAGCATAGCTTCTACAGGTTCTGTTGAAGTTG TGTCAGCCAGAAGTAGCCCCGGATCTCCAATGTTAGAATCAGAAAATATTATTGACCCTGAACATGCAAGAGGAAG ACTTCATCCAGGCCAGACCAGAACAATATATATAGAACGAACCTCACAACCTGTAGGATTCCAGATAGAGACTGGACCTAAAGGAGGAACCTTTGTCTCCAGTGTAAATGAGAATAGTTTGGCAGCTAAAGCAGGACTTGTTATAGGGGATCAATTTTTAGAG ATTTGTGGAATAAATATGAGAACAGCATCTCAGGAAATGGCATCACAAATATTGAAGCAGGTGGGGAATTCTCTCAGTCTGCTTGTACAACATAATCCTGATG AATATTACAGTAAAACTGGTGATTCATCTGGAGAAGACAGTGCTAATAATTCTCCTAAAAATTCTCCTGGTCTCGGCACATTTAAACGTAACCATAACGGTACAGGTTCTAGTGGCAGAAATAAAACTCCAAGAGCTTCTATTGTCGA TGCCAGTGATACAGCATGTGAGGCAGCCAGAGTGTTGTCATTTAAGAAAAGTTCTCCCAACCTTAGTCTTGGCATCAGTACTATTGGTGGCAATGCTGTAGGAATATTTGTCCATGAGGTTCAACCACAAAGTTTTGCTTTCGGCCATGATGGTCTTCATTGCTGTGATCAAATTTTAGAA tataatgGAGTTGACTTCCGGAAGCTGACAGCTGAAGAAGCCTCTTTAGAACTGACCAAACCATGTCCTTCTGTTAGAATGCTTGTACAATATAATCCTGCCA GATATAAGAAGGTTTACAATCAACCAGGAGACCATTTTTATGTAAGAGTCCATTTTGATCACACAGCTGATAATCACGGAGAATTGAGCTTCaagaaaaatgacattttattggTTGAAAGTACAATCCATGATGGCAAGCTAGGTCATTGGTTTGCATGGCTGGTGGATGATGAGGGCAGAAAAACACAGAAATGTGGTACCATTCCAAGTAAAGAAAG GTTAGaagatgattttaatttaaaaagaagCCAGTCAGAGAATGAATTTGAAGACCTGAAAGGTTCCAGACGAGGGTCAGGAAATGTGAGGCGAAGCTTTCTTCAAAGACGAAAACATAAAAGAAACAATTCCAAAGATAGCAGAGAATTCAACTCTTTTTCTGATGCCTCTTTAAATAGTGATTCAGTCCCACAGTTAGATG ATATTTCTGTATGCACATATACCAAAATAGAAAGAATGGAAT gtAAAAAGATACGGCCTGTGATTTTATTAGCTCCATTGTCTGATCCTTTAATTAAAAAACTAGTCTCAGAATCTCCTGACATATATTTAGCTTGTCAACCTG CTCTGATGCAAGCCTCTGTTCAAGTAATGGAACAAGGACTAGCAGACGGTACCTATATTGACTATTGGCAGGAAGATGATCATTTTGTGTGTATTCGAGTCACAAGTATTCATGAAATCAGCGACAAG GGCATGCATAGCCTACTAAATGGAAGTCCATCATCTATAGAAAGACTTCACAGGCAACATATATATCCTATTGTAATATTTGCAAGACACAAATCTGTCAAACAGTTAAG gGAATTACGTGATCCACAGTTTTTACCAGAAAGGTTAAATGCTAAAGCTGCCAAagatatatttgaaaaattcCAGAAATTTGAAAAAGACTATAACCACCAATTTTCGG cTGTCATTCAAGGTGGCAACATTGCAGAGATGCATCAACAGATTAAAACAGTGATATCGTCAGAGCAAAAAAAGGGCATTTGGGTCCCTTCAGTGTTGTGA
- the LOC143045047 gene encoding disks large homolog 5-like isoform X1 → MDESHKELLKIHRDKFLSSIEVDRLFPILQDAGVLDSDDISLIKSATSRSSQVDKLLNILPEKTSYSFQTLCLALEPTYPHLLTVMFLGSNNTVSTPDSRSLSLASSEEDILNQSSTTDTRSLDGPKTYTRIIPSHEYELPETYPSLTKDSKSSKSSKHKHRMEINSRSGMNEDRTIDRQREYDRLKTECENAMAEVQSLKRQQEETVKRYNHALKDTDSYQQKYKSVLLQLQHARDEIDNWKSQCEDLRSFQNVSGNDSSGSDIFENQAERYANILGKFKESESKVRLLVEDNMKIRKQFESVSLDKESAFAERNGLKQQCTAAIRDLAKVTQQRDDLIKENHKVNSEFLSKVSKLHKECEEAKQDQYLVLSERDNVLKEINQLQDEVNESRQKIETMEKEKKFSIEEIDKLKLEMSQIKKEREQLFKDRNDIYDKYGDLISKKDQIEMQRNEYRKDFNLAKQERDMAIKESQEAIMEKERILRETYERERSRKEEAEDRDHDSKETEKLKKMIEKLQNDLHDALGEVEKYKKSRDWALSCREKSLQECDSIRTLGENLRRQRDRADNEKAQALRDYDNLKKQKDEAVRELKEIREKYEAMVEKEARKSQLNGVGHNHSRDSAIDADLQEWETETQEIEIGGLNPENLGFDLCGGKEDPQCASDNSILVSYVKASSPADGKLRVNDVIVQINNVDVTNFDKRSALQVLRNSSSSVASFLVRRRRCITPRTWQPLQLSVMLGKDLGFHLEQGLYISRITPGSIVAKEGILTTGDRIVCVNGRSVENLTPKELIKVLEDCKDPVSLDIWRQTTFNSAASSPTPIIQTTISPKTEQMTYSKPETISTKRNAWEPNSSPDNKNLKSSESQTDTIKQNDSKFLNGNNRHKENDHKHDKQGLLKKFFGGNTRMGKNHDKPHNLEESSQLLPMTTSHISSQQTTDDDFWKDLGLHPGMMDKKNDHFQKSSRKREYEVDNGTWPKCNRIIPPQVNGTVMVPSPRKKQERPSILTSNLDGSQKVPPDPPERTISSYEAVRHSPQSSDSTVKYHHSPQSSDSTVRRYPSYSPVSSPKPRIKSSQFPQNSVMTTSMPPYSSYSHDNSFLPPRKTVSPNRNSYISQKAYPSKSRHHEVPSTYSRDIIREPGVNNKPVRRRPVERDNKERRHHYSGHSGPHSRSSHPFNTSTDSQSSRMSTSSPRWSSETSTFDSLHSPPYLSERVPSTSSFPSSRGSHYGSAGMSPVGSKPFPMPHTDQEFRRPSPSFPQWCSSPSPSQISSTPSDHMLYSGHQGTRKSGDYETSTFPRKVQQQQQSSWMWVPPSNQSIASTGSVEVVSARSSPGSPMLESENIIDPEHARGRLHPGQTRTIYIERTSQPVGFQIETGPKGGTFVSSVNENSLAAKAGLVIGDQFLEICGINMRTASQEMASQILKQVGNSLSLLVQHNPDEYYSKTGDSSGEDSANNSPKNSPGLGTFKRNHNGTGSSGRNKTPRASIVDASDTACEAARVLSFKKSSPNLSLGISTIGGNAVGIFVHEVQPQSFAFGHDGLHCCDQILEYNGVDFRKLTAEEASLELTKPCPSVRMLVQYNPARYKKVYNQPGDHFYVRVHFDHTADNHGELSFKKNDILLVESTIHDGKLGHWFAWLVDDEGRKTQKCGTIPSKERLEDDFNLKRSQSENEFEDLKGSRRGSGNVRRSFLQRRKHKRNNSKDSREFNSFSDASLNSDSVPQLDDISVCTYTKIERMECKKIRPVILLAPLSDPLIKKLVSESPDIYLACQPALMQASVQVMEQGLADGTYIDYWQEDDHFVCIRVTSIHEISDKGMHSLLNGSPSSIERLHRQHIYPIVIFARHKSVKQLRELRDPQFLPERLNAKAAKDIFEKFQKFEKDYNHQFSAVIQGGNIAEMHQQIKTVISSEQKKGIWVPSVL, encoded by the exons aTACTCGCTCACTAGATGGCCCAAAGACCTACACACGTATTATCCCCTCGCACGAATATGAATTACCAGAAACTTATCCATCTCTCACCAAAGATTCAAAAAGCAGTAAAAGTAGTAAAcataaacacagaatggaaatAAACAGTCGTTCAGGCATGAATGAGGACAGGACAATTGATCGGCAAAGAGAATATGACCGTCTCAAAACCGAATGTGAAAATGCCATGGCCGAAGTTCAGTCCTTGAAACGGCAACAGGAAGAAACTGTCAAACGATACAATCATGCTTTAAAAGACACGGACAGTTATCAGCAAAAATACAAATCTGTACTGTTACAGTTGCAACATGCTAGGGACGAAATTGACAATTGGAAATCACAATGTGAAGATTTACGTAGTTTTCAAAATGTGTCCGGAAACGATTCGTCTGGAAGTGACATATTTGAAAATCAGGCAGAAAGGTATGCAAATATTTTAGGAAAATTCAAAGAGTCGGAAAGTAAGGTAAGACTCTTAGTGGAGGATAATATGAAAATTAGAAAACAATTCGAATCTGTTTCTCTCGATAAGGAATCGGCTTTTGCTGAGAGAAATGGTTTGAAACAGCAGTGTACAGCGGCCATTCGAGATCTGGCAAAAGTGACACAACAAAGAGATGACTTGATAAAAGAGAATCATAAGGTAAACTCTGAATTTCTGTCGAAAGTGTCGAAACTTCATAAAGAGTGTGAGGAGGCTAAGCAGGACCAATATCTTGTTTTATCTGAAAGAGACAATGTTCTGAAGGAAATTAACCAATTACAAGACGAGGTTAACGAATCGAGACAAAAAATCGAAACAATGGAAAAAGAGAAGAAATTCTCCATTGAAGAAATTGATAAATTAAAGTTAGAAATGTCACAAATTAAAAAGGAACGTGAACAATTATTCAAAGATCGTAACGACATATATGATAAATATGGCGACTTAATATCTAAGAAAGATCAGATTGAAATGCAGAGGAATGAATATAGGAAAGATTTCAATCTAGCTAAACAAGAAAGAGACATGGCAATCAAGGAAAGTCAGGAAGCAATCATGGAAAAGGAAAGAATACTGAGAGAAACTTATGAACGAGAGAGAAGTAGGAAAGAAGAAGCAGAAGACCGTGATCATGATTCCAAAGAAACtgaaaaattgaagaaaatgatTGAAAAGTTACAAAATGATTTACACG atgcATTGGGTGAGGTTGAAAAGTACAAAAAAAGCAGAGACTGGGCACTTAGTTGTCGAGAGAAGAGCTTGCAGGAATGTGACAGTATCAGAACTCTTGGAGAGAACTTACGACGTCAGAGGGACCGAGCAGACAATGAGAAGGCTCAGGCTTTGAGGGATTACGATAACCTTAAGAAACAGAAGGATGAAGCTGTAAGGGAGCTGAAGGAAATAAG GGAGAAATATGAAGCCATGGTAGAAAAAGAAGCAAGGAAAAGTCAGCTAAATGGAGTAGGACACAATCATAGCCGAGACTCAGCCATTGATGCTGACCTACAAGAATGGGAGACAGAAACACAGGAAATAGAAATT GGAGGATTAAATCCAGAAAATTTAGGATTTGATTTGTGTGGAGGAAAAGAGGACCCACAGTGTGCTAGTGACAATTCTATCTTAGTCAGTTATGTCAAAGCATCTAGTCCTGCTGATGGAAAGTTAAG agtaaaTGATGTTATTGTACAGATAAACAACGTTGATGTCACAAATTTTGACAAGAGATCAGCTTTACAAGTTCTCAGGAATTCTTCTTCTAGTGTAGCTTCATTT TTGGTAAGAAGAAGAAGATGCATAACTCCGAGAACCTGGCAACCATTGCAACTGAGTGTCATGCTTGGCAAAG ACCTTGGATTTCATTTAGAACAAGGGTTATACATTAGTAGGATTACTCCAGGATCTATTGTTGCCAAGGAGGGGATTCTCACCACTGGAGACAGAATTGTTTGT gtGAATGGCCGTTCAGTTGAAAATTTAACTCCAAAGGAATTAATAAAAGTTTTAGAAGATTGTAAGGATCCAGTGTCATTAGATATTTGGAGGCAGACGACATTTAATTCTGCCGCTTCTTCACCTACACCAATAATACAAACCACAATCTCACCGAAAACCGAACAAATGACCTATTCAAAACCAGAAACCATATCCACGAAAAGAAACGCCTGGGAACCAAATAGTTCTCCAgataataaaaacttaaaaagtaGTGAATCACAAACTGACACTATTAAACAAAACGATTCCAAGTTTTTAAATGGGAATAATCGACACAAAGAGAAtgatcataaacatgataaacaaggGTTGTTAAAAAAGTTTTTTGGTGGTAATACACGAATGGGGAAAAATCACGATAAACCGCACAATTTGGAAGAATCAAGTCAATTGTTGCCAATGACAACTTCACATATATCTTCACAGCAGACGACAGATGATGATTTTTGGAAAGACCTAGGGTTACACCCAGGAATGATGGACAAAAAGAATGACCACTTTCAAAAGTCCAGCCGGAAACGTGAATATGAAGTGGATAATGGCACTTGGCCAAAGTGTAATAGGATTATTCCTCCTCAAGTGAATGGAACTGTGATGGTTCCATCTCCTCGCAAAAAGCAGGAAAGACCAAGTATTCTGACCTCTAATTTGGATGGATCTCAAAAAGTGCCGCCAGATCCTCCGGAGAGGACCATTTCTTCGTATGAAGCTGTTCGTCATAGTCCTCAAAGTTCTGATTCTACTGTGAAATACCACCATAGTCCACAGAGTAGTGATTCCACAGTACGTCGCTACCCTTCTTATTCTCCTGTTAGTTCACCAAAACCAAGGATTAAGTCATCACAGTTTCCACAAAATTCTGTTATGACTACCAGCATGCCGCCATACTCTTCCTATAGTCATGACAATTCATTTCTGCCACCGCGAAAGACAGTGTCTCCAAACAGGAATTCATATATTTCACAGAAGGCATATCCTTCTAAGAGTAGACATCATGAAGTGCCATCCACTTATTCAAGGGACATAATCCGAGAACCTGGAGTAAATAATAAACCTGTAAGACGGCGCCCTGTTGAACGAGACAACAAGGAGCGCCGTCATCATTATTCAGGACATTCAGGACCACATTCTAGATCTAGTCATCCATTTAACACATCAACCGATTCACAAAGTAGTCGAATGTCCACTTCAAGTCCACGGTGGTCAAGTGAAACATCAACATTTGATTCATTACATTCACCGCCATATCTATCAGAAAGAGTACCGTCAACGAGTTCATTCCCGTCAAGTAGAGGCAGCCATTATGG AAGTGCAGGGATGTCTCCAGTCGGTTCTAAACCATTTCCAATGCCACACACAGACCAAGAATTCAGGCGGCCATCGCCCTCCTTCCCTCAGTGGTGTAGTTCTCCTAGTCCGTCACAGATAAGTTCTACCCCTAGCGACCATATGTTATATTCAGGTCACCAAGGAACCAGGAAGTCAGGGGATTATGAAACCAGTACATTTCCCAGAAAAGTACAACAGCAACAACAGTCCAGCTGGATGTGGGTTCCTCCATCCAATCAGAGCATAGCTTCTACAGGTTCTGTTGAAGTTG TGTCAGCCAGAAGTAGCCCCGGATCTCCAATGTTAGAATCAGAAAATATTATTGACCCTGAACATGCAAGAGGAAG ACTTCATCCAGGCCAGACCAGAACAATATATATAGAACGAACCTCACAACCTGTAGGATTCCAGATAGAGACTGGACCTAAAGGAGGAACCTTTGTCTCCAGTGTAAATGAGAATAGTTTGGCAGCTAAAGCAGGACTTGTTATAGGGGATCAATTTTTAGAG ATTTGTGGAATAAATATGAGAACAGCATCTCAGGAAATGGCATCACAAATATTGAAGCAGGTGGGGAATTCTCTCAGTCTGCTTGTACAACATAATCCTGATG AATATTACAGTAAAACTGGTGATTCATCTGGAGAAGACAGTGCTAATAATTCTCCTAAAAATTCTCCTGGTCTCGGCACATTTAAACGTAACCATAACGGTACAGGTTCTAGTGGCAGAAATAAAACTCCAAGAGCTTCTATTGTCGA TGCCAGTGATACAGCATGTGAGGCAGCCAGAGTGTTGTCATTTAAGAAAAGTTCTCCCAACCTTAGTCTTGGCATCAGTACTATTGGTGGCAATGCTGTAGGAATATTTGTCCATGAGGTTCAACCACAAAGTTTTGCTTTCGGCCATGATGGTCTTCATTGCTGTGATCAAATTTTAGAA tataatgGAGTTGACTTCCGGAAGCTGACAGCTGAAGAAGCCTCTTTAGAACTGACCAAACCATGTCCTTCTGTTAGAATGCTTGTACAATATAATCCTGCCA GATATAAGAAGGTTTACAATCAACCAGGAGACCATTTTTATGTAAGAGTCCATTTTGATCACACAGCTGATAATCACGGAGAATTGAGCTTCaagaaaaatgacattttattggTTGAAAGTACAATCCATGATGGCAAGCTAGGTCATTGGTTTGCATGGCTGGTGGATGATGAGGGCAGAAAAACACAGAAATGTGGTACCATTCCAAGTAAAGAAAG GTTAGaagatgattttaatttaaaaagaagCCAGTCAGAGAATGAATTTGAAGACCTGAAAGGTTCCAGACGAGGGTCAGGAAATGTGAGGCGAAGCTTTCTTCAAAGACGAAAACATAAAAGAAACAATTCCAAAGATAGCAGAGAATTCAACTCTTTTTCTGATGCCTCTTTAAATAGTGATTCAGTCCCACAGTTAGATG ATATTTCTGTATGCACATATACCAAAATAGAAAGAATGGAAT gtAAAAAGATACGGCCTGTGATTTTATTAGCTCCATTGTCTGATCCTTTAATTAAAAAACTAGTCTCAGAATCTCCTGACATATATTTAGCTTGTCAACCTG CTCTGATGCAAGCCTCTGTTCAAGTAATGGAACAAGGACTAGCAGACGGTACCTATATTGACTATTGGCAGGAAGATGATCATTTTGTGTGTATTCGAGTCACAAGTATTCATGAAATCAGCGACAAG GGCATGCATAGCCTACTAAATGGAAGTCCATCATCTATAGAAAGACTTCACAGGCAACATATATATCCTATTGTAATATTTGCAAGACACAAATCTGTCAAACAGTTAAG gGAATTACGTGATCCACAGTTTTTACCAGAAAGGTTAAATGCTAAAGCTGCCAAagatatatttgaaaaattcCAGAAATTTGAAAAAGACTATAACCACCAATTTTCGG cTGTCATTCAAGGTGGCAACATTGCAGAGATGCATCAACAGATTAAAACAGTGATATCGTCAGAGCAAAAAAAGGGCATTTGGGTCCCTTCAGTGTTGTGA